A region of the Candidatus Limnocylindrales bacterium genome:
CTCCGAATCGGCGTTCCTTTACGGATACAAAGCGATCCACGGCCGCTACGACCGGCATCGTCAGTAGTCGCGTCCCGACGACCATTTCGAAAGCGCTTGGATTCAGGCCCGGCGGTATTTGAAGGACATGGAGGTCGCGCAGGGCCGGCAGTCGCGAACTCGATGGCACGACCTCTGCGTTGCCACAATACATCTCATACAGGTCCTCCGGTTGCCGAGATGCTGGGAGCCAAACACCGATGTCGAAGGTCGCATCGCCGCCCGGACGTTCGTCCTCTACCTTCGATATTTGCGTGGACAGCATTTGTACAGCTTGAGCGGTACAACGATAAAGGTCGTCTGTTACTTCGACGACATTTTCGAACACGTTCGCTTCAAAGTTTTGGATGGCGACTACGGAGCTTGGCAGCTCCACAAGGAGTTCCAAGTTCGGCGACATTGTTAAGCCAAGTGCGCGTGCTGTAAGGTTCGCCGACCCGACCAGGCAGGTGTGGTCGCCACGGTAGTATTTTGCGTGAAGGTCGTGGCGCAAAAAAAGCCTCCCCAGCGGCCGATCTCGAAAACACAGCCAGACATCTAGGTCTGATACACCTTGTACGATCTCTTCAGGCCACCAACGAGTGATCGCTGTTACGGCAACCGTATCGGGAACTGCTCTCAGTACGCGGTTCACGATTGGAGCTTTCATGAATGGCGCAACAATCACAATCTCTTTCTCCGTGGAGCAACAAAGCCGCTCGATCTGAGAAAAGATCACAGTCGTCCACTATGTGTTCCTGAGGAAGCGTGCAGCTACGCGACCCCAATCCGTCCGAATGTCTTGAATCTCCTCTCGTTTCTCTTCTGAAGGTTGCTCGTCCTCATACCGCGCCCACGCCATCAGAAGCAGCTTCAGCCCACGGTTCGCGCGCGTAAGTCGCTCGCGAAGATGTTCTGGCGACAGGTCGTCATCCACGTCCTCTTCAAG
Encoded here:
- a CDS encoding phospholipase D family protein; this translates as MIFSQIERLCCSTEKEIVIVAPFMKAPIVNRVLRAVPDTVAVTAITRWWPEEIVQGVSDLDVWLCFRDRPLGRLFLRHDLHAKYYRGDHTCLVGSANLTARALGLTMSPNLELLVELPSSVVAIQNFEANVFENVVEVTDDLYRCTAQAVQMLSTQISKVEDERPGGDATFDIGVWLPASRQPEDLYEMYCGNAEVVPSSSRLPALRDLHVLQIPPGLNPSAFEMVVGTRLLTMPVVAAVDRFVSVKERRFGEVRDHIYAHAPTLDSSHAWQTLFRWLMYFLPRRYTYRRPAHSELIGRASNVDVATPV